One region of Oryza sativa Japonica Group chromosome 5, ASM3414082v1 genomic DNA includes:
- the LOC4338056 gene encoding transcription factor SPATULA — protein MDGGSWMLKAAAAGDMHGGAGDTMIRCSWSDMATTDQLLRHHEQEPAMTMMMNSQSQAMQQQLSQIYMLMDMEEHDHQYATPPSPSSSSFRSFSAGTTTTTTSRDDNSSLMLAAAAASCHHQTTEVSSQILLPRPGQAARRSSGGHGAAAAATAFRPYSRYLGPKKHLLRRPGAATTATGGGGGQRAFKKAISVLSKIHAARLAQYYQIMEMAARASPAATAGGGGGENQQLQLQHVLSERKRREKLNDSFKALRDVLPPATKKDKASVLMRAKDYVNVLKARIAELEEKNRKLSESQQLHAGDGDGERDDGPDDDKIEVNTSRSAADQGSSPNKCQELHLKIVLGSSSGCSAMDAVAGILQGLNEKRDVSLLATGHNSSSSSSSGRRRLLPRAKSSQQPASSSCDEEILKESVVKDDSPAAVKDVMQSETVRL, from the exons ATGGACGGCGGCAGCTGGATGCTcaaggcggccgccgccggcgacatgcacggcggcgccggcgacaccaTGATCAG ATGCAGCTGGAGCGACATGGCGACTACTGATCAGCTGCTGCGCCACCACGAGCAGGAGCcggcgatgacgatgatgatgaacTCGCAGTCGCAGGCCATGCAGCAGCAGCTTAGCCAG ATCTACATGCTGATGGACATGGAGGAGCACGATCATCAgtacgccacgccgccgtcgccgtcgtcgtcctccttccGCTCCTTCTCCgccgggacgacgacgacgacgacgagccgcgACGACAACTCGTCGCtcatgctcgccgccgccgccgcctcttgccACCACCAGACAACGGAGGTGTCGTCGCAGATACTACTACCACGGCCGGGACAAGCAGcacggcggagcagcggcggccatggcgccgccgccgccgccaccgcgttcCGGCCGTACTCCCGGTACCTGGGCCCGAAGAAGCATCTCCTCCGGCGGCCAGGGGCGGCGaccaccgccaccggcggcggcggtggacagAGGGCGTTCAAGAAGGCCATATCGGTGCTGTCAAAGATCCACGCGGCGAGGCTCGCGCAGTACTACCAGATCATGGAGATGGCCGCGCGGGCTTCGCCagcggccaccgccggcggcggcggcggcgagaaccagcagctgcagctgcagcacgTCTTGTCGGAGCGCAAGCGCCGGGAGAAGCTCAACGATAGCTTCAAGGCTCTCAGGGACGTGCTCCCACCCGCCACCAAG AAGGACAAAGCATCAGTGCTGATGAGAGCAAAGGACTACGTGAACGTCCTCAAGGCGAGGATAGCTGAGCTGGAGGAGAAGAACAGGAAGCTATCTGAATCACAGCAGCtgcacgccggcgacggcgacggcgagcgagaCGACGGACCTGACGATGACAAGATTGAGGTCAACACGAGCAGATCAGCGGCAGATCAGGGCAGTTCACCGAACAAGTGTCAAGAGCTTCATCTGAAGATAGTGCTGGGGTCGTCGTCGGGGTGCAGTGCCATGGATGCCGTGGCTGGCATCCTGCAGGGTCTCAACGAGAAGAGGGATGTCAGCTTGTTGGCCACAGGGCATAattccagcagcagcagcagcagtggtcgtcgtcgtcttcttccccgTGCAAAGTCTTCTCAACAACCTGCC TCCAGCAGCTGCGACGAGGAAATTCTCAAGGAATCTGTAGTTAAAGATGACAGTCCAGCAGCTGTCAAGGATGTGATGCAATCGGAGACAGTGAGACTGTAA
- the LOC4338057 gene encoding thioredoxin-like 2, chloroplastic, with the protein MAEALLPLPRRLVVTASTPACSSASSSTSPSPHCLLSRANPRPPRLAAPSPPRHRRLKAHAAVSDKSEQPKWWEKNAGPNMIDIHSTQEFLDALRDAGDRLVIVEFYGTWCGSCRALFPRLCRTAVENPDILFLKVNFDENKPMCKRLNVKVLPYFHFYRGADGQLEAFSCSLAKFQKLKDAIAVHNTARCSIGPPVGVGDVLDSPEEKPAEASPR; encoded by the exons ATGGCGGAGGCCCTCCTCCCCCTGCCCCGGCGCCTCGTCGTCACCGCCTCCACGCCCGCGTGctcctctgcctcctcctccacgtcccCGTCGCCTCACTGCCTCCTCTCGCGCGCCaacccgcgcccgccgcgcttGGCCGCCCCCTCgcccccgcgccaccgccgcctcaaG GCCCATGCAGCCGTCTCAGACAAAAGTGAGCAACCAAAATGGTGGGAGAAGAATGCTGGTCCAAATATGATTGACATCCACTCTACACAAGAGTTCTTGGATGCACTGAGGGATGCAGGCGACAGGCTTGTAATTGTGGAGTTTTATGGAACTTGGTGTGGTTCTTGCAGGGCACTCTTCCCAAGG CTCTGCAGAACAGCTGTGGAGAATCCTGATATCTTGTTCTTAAAagtaaattttgatgaaaataaaCCTATGTGCAAACGGTTGAATGTGAAAGTCCTTCCTTACTTCCATTTTTACCGTGGAGCTGACGGGCAATTGGAGGCGTTCTCATGTTCCTTGGCGAAG TTTCAGAAACTGAAGGATGCAATTGCTGTTCACAACACTGCTCGCTGTAGCATCGGTCCACCAGTCGGAGTTGGGGATGTGCTGGATAGCCCTGAGGAGAAACCTGCAGAAGCTAGTCCCCGGTAG